Part of the Catalinimonas alkaloidigena genome is shown below.
AAAAAAGAATGTCTGTTGAAGAGTTTCTAAGAGGTAATACTTTATGATCAAATCAATCATTGCTGCCAAATCCAACAATAATGTTATTGGTAAAGAAAACGATCTGGTATGGCATATGCCTGCTGACCTTAAATTTTTTAAAAATACTACCAAAGGGCACTACGTAATCATGGGGAGAAAGACTTTTGAGTCTATGAATGGACCACTACCTAATCGCACCCATATTATTATTACCCGTAATCCTGATTATCAGGTTGAAGGCTGTTTTGTAGTAGGTGATATTGAAAAGGCATTTCAGATCGCTCAGAAAAACCAACAAGATGAAGTTTTTATTTTGGGCGGTGCAGAAATTTATCGTCAGACAATCGATAAAGCTGATAAAATGTATATCACCGAAATTAAATCCACCTTTGATGGTGATGCTTTTTTCCCGGAAATAAATACGAACACTTGGAAAGAAAGCAAGCGCGAAGAGTATAAAGCTGATGAAAAGAATCCTTATCCCTACGCTTTTGTAGAATATTTAAAGAGATAAATCAATACAGGGACTCTATAGCGTCAAAAAGCGAAGCTTCCATTTCCTCAAATCTGCTAAGCGCTTTTTCCATAAATTTTCCTTCAAGCATTTTTTTTATATCTTCATCACCTGTCACATCCATTTCAGAAACTTTAAAGGTTTGTTCAATCACTCCCCTTTCCAGTTTTATTAGATACTTATTATTCCATGCGAAGATTGTGATCTTACAGGCTTCATGGGGGATCTCTCCAACTACTCTCATAGGTTAACTTTATTCTAAATCCGCTGTTTTATTACATTTTAATGTAGCATACTTTTCCTCAGCCCACAAAATATTTTTTTGTCTTATTCACAGTATTTCTTGCTTAAGTATAATTTTGTTAAGCATTAATTTGTATTATTAATATATTTTGTATTATTTTTGAAATATATTTACATGCATATGAAATACTGTATATTTTTATTTTTATACATACTGATGTCTTCAAGCTATAGACTTTTTGCACAAGATATGCCTCTATTGGCTATTGCGGATTCTGTAGTAACGGAGTACACACCTACAAGTATCAAGAAAAAGGAAGTAACCAAAGCCAAGGTTGAAGATTCGAGAACACTTCATTTTCAGCTTGATACTGACAAAGAAGGTGCACCAAAAATATTGCTTCACCTGAGTGACTCCGTCCAACTTCTGACAATAAGTACTTACAATCTTATGGGAGAGTCAAAAGAGGCTGTCCGGGAGCATAAGTTGAATCCAGGTTTTTACGAGTTTACCTTACCTTTTGCGGAAAGTCTGAATTACTGGCAAGTAAGTATGGAAGGAAAAAAGGTAATCAGTTTCATCAGATAAAGAATTAATACTATGAAAATATTGATAGTTGATGACGATGATATCATGTTACAACTGGTGGCACATCAGTTAAGAAATCTGGGGCAATATGATGTTTTTACTGCGACTAACGGAAAAAAGGCTATCCAACTCGCAAAAAAACAACAGCCAGACATGATCATTACGGATTTATTGATGCCTGTAGCCTCAGGCACTGAATTGGTAGAATACATCAGAGAAACCCTTAAGCTCAATGCTTATATTATTGTGGTTTCCTCAATCGGCCTGGAGCATATCAGAAAAGAAGCATTAGAGATGGGAGCTAACCGATTTATGACTAAGCCTTTTGATCTCGGACAACTTATGGAATGTATTCAGGAGGTTAACACTATGACCCAGGCTTCATGAAAAGGTATTTTTGTACCATATTTATATTACACTTTACTTATCTAGCTTTTAGCCAGACTGATTCTCTTTATCATGCCGCAAAACAACATGCTTACAGTGTTAATTATGCACAGGCACAGCGTGATCTAAACTTCATTCTGCTTGAGCACCCTGAGCACTACGATGCCCTTTTTTTGCAGGCTATGGTAATGGCCTGGAGTGGTGAATTTATGCCTGCTTTGCGCCAGCTCAACTTTCTTATCAACCGGTTTCCTCCGACTGAGGAAGCATTGGAAGCAATTGCAAGAATTAATTACTGGGCAGGAGAGCACGTAAAAGCTATCCTAAGTGCGGATAAAGGTCTTGCGCTTTATCCTGATAATGAAAACCTGATGTACATCCGTGCCCAGGCACTTACCGCTCACCAGCAATATGATGAAGCCATCCACACTTTAGATACACTCCTCCAAGAAGACGATTCAACCAAGCTCCATAAGGAGGCAAACAGCTTGAAAGAAAAAGTAGAAGTACTAAGAAGAAAAAATGCAGTTGGAGTAGAATACAAACAGAGTCGCTTTAGTAATACTTTTACTCCCTGGCACCAGTTTACTACCTTTTATCAAAGAAAGCTGCCCCGTACTTTAATGATTGGCAGACTGAAATATGCTCAGATGTTTGATCAGCAGGGTGTTCAGGCAGAAGTTGACGCATACCCTCAAATTGATGCCAGTACGTACGCCTACGTAAACCTTGGCTTTTCAAATGCTACTTTTTTTCCTAAAATCAGATGGGGTGCTGAAATTTTCCGCCTCCTTCCTGATGCGTGGGAAGCTTCCGCTGGAGTGAGAGGATTGTACTTTCAAGATTTGCCCATTCATATCTATACTGCTCAACTAGGGCGCTACTTTCCTACTTACTGGCTTTCTGTCAGAGCTTATATGTCTTCATTAGAAAGTACAACCCCTTTTACAGCATTACTTACCGCAAGAAGGTATCTCAAAAATGAAGACCATTATACCACACTCTATTTGGGAAATGGAGCTACACCTCTAAAAATTAATAGTTTGACCGAGGTGCAGCGACTGAATGCTACATGGTTAGGCATAGATTATCAGCATCCTCTGAAGAAAAGACTGTGGCTCATTCGTTCGTCCTTGGAGTTTCAGCAGGAAGATTACGCTGAGATCAGGCTCACAGACCGGCTTAGTTTTACGATTCACCTGAAAAGGAGGTTTTAGTATGAAAGTTATGCTGTTACATACCAACTCTGTTATAATCAATTGGTTCATTTTAAATAAGTACCCTACTGAGATTATTAACTTCATACAAATTGCCATACTACTCATTTCATTAAGTATCATGACTTTAATGATATTGTATTCTCGCCGCTGGTACTTGGTGGCAAGAGACAGAAGGCGCGCTACGTTAAAGTTTCGTTATCAATATTTTATCTATGATGCGCTGGTAGAAAGTAATAAAGAAGAAGTATTATCATCTACCACATTGATTATCAACAAGTTCCAAAAAAATGAATTAAAGAATAAAGAGCAGAAGCAATTGATGACAGACCTTCTTATAGAACTTAAAAAGAGCTTTAGCGGCAATGCTAAAAGGCAATTTCAGCAGTTGTACGTTTGTTTAGGGTTACAACAGGAGTCTATTGCGAAGCTCAAAAGCAGACGTATTCTTCAAAAAATCAAGGGGGTACGTGAATTATCAGAAATTGGATGTCATTGCCCTGAATTGGAAACGGCATTTGTGGATTGGCAGAATGCACCTCAAACCTTATTAGCCGACGAGGTGAAAATAGCCGCTATCCGAATGAATTCACCACATATGCTTAGCTTTTTTTCTCAACAAAAGAGTCCAATCAGTGAGTGGTTGCAAATTCAGCTCCGATTTCAGTTGCAGACATTACCTTCTGAGTCAATTCCCGGTTTTTCTCGCTGGCTAGGTGCAAATGAGCCATCGGCAATCGTTTTTCTACTGCAAATGATAACTTTATTCCAGCAAGAAGATGCCCTTGAGTCGGTTCTACCCCTGTTATATCATACCGATGATGAAGTTAAAGCTGAGGCGATCAACACATTAGAAGCTTTGGATGCTAAGCAATACCTGAGCAACATCATCAATCTGCTAGACGCAAATGATGAGAACCTCAAAATCAAGGCTATTCATGCTATCGGCAAGCTTGGTCATATTTTTCACGCCAACTTACTCCGCCCCCTTTTGCGTCAGGAATCTCCCGGACTTAAAGAAGCTGCTGAATTAGCAATAGCTGAAATTCTTGAGAGAACGCCCAAAAAATCTAAAGAACCTTACAAACATATACCTCATAAAAGCGAGCACATATGAAAGAGCTGAGCATAAAAATCGCAGTATTTATTTCTGAGCATCTGATTTTTTTCTATGCTATTGCTATCTCGCTGGTAAACTTACTCTTAGCTATCGTCTCTATTAGAGAAACCAGAAAATATATCCGTAATAATCGGCATGTAGATGATCAGGCGGTTTTATCCTCACCTTCAGCACCATCTATATCTCTGCTTGTCCCTATGTACAATGAAGAAAAAAGCATTATAGACAGTGTCAGGTCCTTGCTTTCTTTACAGTACAATAACTATGATGTAATTGTCATCAATGATGGTAGCACCGATAATTCTTTGGGAAACCTGATCGACTATTTTCAGTTAATTCCTCTTGCCCAACAAACATCAGGTTTACTTCCTACCCGTAAAATCTTAGGCGTTTATAAGTCAAAAAACAGGGCTTTTGGAAAGCTTATTCTTATTGATAAGCTAAATGGAGGCAAGGCAGATGCCCTAAATGCTGGTCTCAATATTTCAGAAAATAAGCTCGTGGCCACTATGGATGCTGACTCTATTATTGCTCCCGATGCACTATTGAAAATGGTGCGACCCTTTCTTCGCAATAAGACAAGAGTGATTGCTACCGGTGCAATCGTAAGAGTAGCTAACTCATGCAAAGTAGAAGATGGTAGCCTGGTCAATGTACAGCTTCCCTCAAACTTGCTCGCTCGTTTTCAGACCCTGGAGTATCTCCGGATTTTCTTACTTAGTCGCATCGCATGGAGTAAGCTTAACGGCTTGCTTATCGTTTCAGGCGCATTTGGTTTGTTTGATAAACAAATTGCTATCAAGGCAGGGGGATATTCTATCAACACAGTAGGAGAAGATATGGAGTTGGTAGTACGTATGCGACGCTACATGCATAAGCTAAAGCAAAAGTATAAAGTGTTTTATATTCCAGATCCGCTTTGCTGGACTGAAGCCCCTTCAGAAATACGTGTACTGGAGCGTCAAAGAAATCGCTGGGCTCGTGGAGCCGCTGAAACATTGTATCGTCACCGTCAAATATGTCTTAACCCTCGCTATGGTCTAATGGGCATGTTAAGTTATCCTTATTGGTTTTTGTTTGAATACCTAGCCCCTTACATTGAAATCATTGGAGTTTTATATTTTATAGGGTTGCTGATCTGGGGAGCGGTTAACTGGACTTATTTTTT
Proteins encoded:
- a CDS encoding dihydrofolate reductase; amino-acid sequence: MIKSIIAAKSNNNVIGKENDLVWHMPADLKFFKNTTKGHYVIMGRKTFESMNGPLPNRTHIIITRNPDYQVEGCFVVGDIEKAFQIAQKNQQDEVFILGGAEIYRQTIDKADKMYITEIKSTFDGDAFFPEINTNTWKESKREEYKADEKNPYPYAFVEYLKR
- a CDS encoding response regulator, which codes for MKILIVDDDDIMLQLVAHQLRNLGQYDVFTATNGKKAIQLAKKQQPDMIITDLLMPVASGTELVEYIRETLKLNAYIIVVSSIGLEHIRKEALEMGANRFMTKPFDLGQLMECIQEVNTMTQAS
- a CDS encoding YaiO family outer membrane beta-barrel protein, producing MKRYFCTIFILHFTYLAFSQTDSLYHAAKQHAYSVNYAQAQRDLNFILLEHPEHYDALFLQAMVMAWSGEFMPALRQLNFLINRFPPTEEALEAIARINYWAGEHVKAILSADKGLALYPDNENLMYIRAQALTAHQQYDEAIHTLDTLLQEDDSTKLHKEANSLKEKVEVLRRKNAVGVEYKQSRFSNTFTPWHQFTTFYQRKLPRTLMIGRLKYAQMFDQQGVQAEVDAYPQIDASTYAYVNLGFSNATFFPKIRWGAEIFRLLPDAWEASAGVRGLYFQDLPIHIYTAQLGRYFPTYWLSVRAYMSSLESTTPFTALLTARRYLKNEDHYTTLYLGNGATPLKINSLTEVQRLNATWLGIDYQHPLKKRLWLIRSSLEFQQEDYAEIRLTDRLSFTIHLKRRF
- a CDS encoding HEAT repeat domain-containing protein, which produces MIINKFQKNELKNKEQKQLMTDLLIELKKSFSGNAKRQFQQLYVCLGLQQESIAKLKSRRILQKIKGVRELSEIGCHCPELETAFVDWQNAPQTLLADEVKIAAIRMNSPHMLSFFSQQKSPISEWLQIQLRFQLQTLPSESIPGFSRWLGANEPSAIVFLLQMITLFQQEDALESVLPLLYHTDDEVKAEAINTLEALDAKQYLSNIINLLDANDENLKIKAIHAIGKLGHIFHANLLRPLLRQESPGLKEAAELAIAEILERTPKKSKEPYKHIPHKSEHI
- a CDS encoding glycosyltransferase family 2 protein codes for the protein MKELSIKIAVFISEHLIFFYAIAISLVNLLLAIVSIRETRKYIRNNRHVDDQAVLSSPSAPSISLLVPMYNEEKSIIDSVRSLLSLQYNNYDVIVINDGSTDNSLGNLIDYFQLIPLAQQTSGLLPTRKILGVYKSKNRAFGKLILIDKLNGGKADALNAGLNISENKLVATMDADSIIAPDALLKMVRPFLRNKTRVIATGAIVRVANSCKVEDGSLVNVQLPSNLLARFQTLEYLRIFLLSRIAWSKLNGLLIVSGAFGLFDKQIAIKAGGYSINTVGEDMELVVRMRRYMHKLKQKYKVFYIPDPLCWTEAPSEIRVLERQRNRWARGAAETLYRHRQICLNPRYGLMGMLSYPYWFLFEYLAPYIEIIGVLYFIGLLIWGAVNWTYFFALLGLVYAFAVFISVLALLAEEFSFHKYSKRSDTAKLALTALLEPILYHPIVLFSVLKGHLDLLFGKKSWGNMKRTGFKNVSSEKPPRVTA